Proteins encoded within one genomic window of Camelina sativa cultivar DH55 chromosome 19, Cs, whole genome shotgun sequence:
- the LOC104765586 gene encoding probable sugar phosphate/phosphate translocator At3g17430, producing the protein MAKMINKTLILTYIYLLIYIILSSGVILYNKWVLSPKYFNFPLPITLTMIHMGFAGFVAFLLIRVFKVVAPVKMTFEIYATCVVPISAFFASSLWFGNTAYLHISVAFIQMLKALMPVATFIMAVVCGTDKPRCDVFSNMLLVSVGVVISSYGEIHFNVVGTVYQVTGIFAEALRLVLTQVLLQKKGLTLNPITSLYYIAPCSFVFLALPWYVLEKPTMEVAQIQFNFWIFFSNALCALALNFSIFLVIGRTGAVTIRVAGVLKDWILIALSTVIFPESTITGLNITGYAIALCGVVMYNYIKVRDVKASQPIPDSLPDRINKEYKMEKKSSDKFNPNDIVEIPRVGAEINDEEAPLITARLSHIGRTQLGNHAV; encoded by the exons ATGGCAAAGATGATAAATAAGACGCTTATTCTAACTTATATCTACTTGCTCATCTACATTATACTTTCTTCTGGAGTTATACTGTACAATAAG TGGGTTTTATCCCCAAAGTACTTCAATTTTCCACTTCCTATAACGCTGACAATGATCCATATGGGTTTTGCTGGATTCGTGGCTTTCCTTCTTATTCGCGTGTTCAAG GTTGTAGCTCCGGTTAAAATGACATTTGAAAT ATACGCAACCTGTGTGGTACCTATAAGCGCATTCTTTGCATCAAGTCTCTG GTTTGGCAATACTGCGTATTTGCACATTTCTGTTGCCTTCATTCAGATGCTTAAAGCTCTAA TGCCAGTAGCAACATTTATCATGGCAGTTGTTTGCGGCACTGACAAACCAAGGTGCGACGTGTTCTCGAACATGTTGCTGGTCAGTGTTGGAGTTGTGATATCCTCTTATGGGGAAATTCATTTCAATGTCGTTGGCACAGTCTACCAGGTGACAGGCATCTTTGCTGAAGCACTTAGACTGGTGCTAACTcaagttcttctccaaaagAAGGGTTTGACATTGAACCCTATTACCAGCTTGTATTACATAGCTCCCTGCAG ttttgtttttctggccTTACCTTGGTATGTGTTGGAGAAACCCACAATGGAAGTTGCACAGATCCAATTTAACTTCTGGATATTCTTCTCCAATGCTCTATGTGCTCTTGCCTTGAACTTCTCCATATTCTTAGTAATCGGGAGAACAGGTGCAGTAACCATCCGGGTGGCTGGTGTTCTCAAAGACTGGATTCTCATAGCCCTCTCGACTGTCATTTTTCCTGAGTCCACAATCACTGGGCTGAATATCACTGGATACGCGATAG CGCTATGTGGTGTCGTTATGTACAATTACATAAAAGTAAGGGATGTCAAGGCGTCTCAACCAATTCCTGACAGTCTTCCAGATCGAATCAATAAG GAGTATAAGATGGAGAAGAAGTCTTCGGATAAATTCAATCCTAACGACATTGTGGAAATCCCAAGAGTAGGAGCTGAGATAAACGACGAGGAAGCCCCTTTGATCACGGCCCGGTTGTCTCATATTGGTCGGACACAGCTCGGAAATCACGCGGTCTAA
- the LOC104765587 gene encoding novel plant SNARE 13 — MASNLPMSPKLEQIHGEIRDLFRALANGFQRLDKIKDSTRQSKQLEELTEKMRDCKGLVKEFDRELKVEEPRNSPEVNKQLNDEKQSMIKELNSYVALRKTYMSTLGNKKVELFDMGAGVSGEPTAEENVQVASSMSNQELIDAGTKRMDETDQAIERSKQVVEQTLEVGTQTAANLKGQTDQMGRVVNHLDTIQFSIKKASQLVKEIGRQVATDKCIMAFLFLIVCGVIAIIVVKIVHPNNKDIRDIPGLAPPAQSRKLLYLRNQD, encoded by the exons ATGGCTTCCAATCTCCCTATGAGCCCTAAATTGGAGCAGATCCATGGCGAAATCCGTGACCTTTTCCGTGCCCTCGC GAATGGTTTCCAGAGGTTGGATAAGATCAAGGACTCTACTAGACAAAGCAAACAACTCGAGGAACTTACCGAGAAGATGCGAGATTGTAAAGG TTTGGTTAAGGAGTTCGACCGTGAACTTAAGGTTGAGGAACCTAGGAACTCTCCTGAAGTTAATAAGCAATTGAACGATGAGAAACAATCTATG ATCAAGGAGCTCAATTCTTACGTTGCACTAAGAAAAAC GTATATGAGTACCCTTGGTAACAAGAAAGTTGAACTTTTTGATATGGGAGCTGGAGTTAGTGGCGAACCTACAGCTGAGGAAAATGTTCAAGTGGCTTCCT cTATGTCAAACCAGGAGCTTATTGATGCTGGAACGAAAAGAATGGATGAGACTGATCAGGCCATTGAGCGCTCAAAACAG GTTGTAGAACAAACACTCGAAGTTGGAACTCAAACCGCAGCTAATTTAAAGGGACAG ACGGATCAAATGGGTCGCGTAGTTAACCACTTGGACACCATTCAATTCTCTATCAAGAAGGCATCCCAGCTGGTGAAAGAGATAGGGAGACAG GTGGCTACCGATAAATGCATAATGGCGTTCCTGTTTCTCATTGTATGTGGTGTTATAGCCATTATCGTAGTGAAG ATTGTACACCCGAATAACAAAGACATTAGGGACATCCCAGGATTAGCTCCTCCAGCGCAATCGAGGAAGCTATTGTACTTGAGGAATCAAGACTAA
- the LOC104765588 gene encoding uncharacterized protein LOC104765588 isoform X1 yields MAPLGSIGVVDPGWEHGVAQDERKKKVKCNYCGKVVSGGIYRLKQHLARVSGEVTYCDKSPEEVCLRMKEFLERSRSTRKSCYSFQQPNNDDEAEDDERRCWSKRSKGKLGLSDGSSLLRSSGYIDPGWEHGVAQDERKKKVKCNYCNKIVSGGINRFKQHLARIPGEVAPCKTAPEEVYVKIKENMKWHRAGKRQNRPDDEMGALNFRTVSEDPEQEEDGEEHDVYPINQDRLILGNGRFSKDKRKSFDSMNTRSVSEERPRRPRVIPFQSPSSSKQRKIYSSSSNRVVSRKDVTSSISQFFHHVGVPTEAASSLYFQKMIELIGLYGEGFVVPSSHLFSGRLLQEEISTIKSYLREYRSSWVVTGCSIMADTWTNTEGKTMISFLVSCPRGVYFHSSIDATHIMEDALSLFKCLDKLVDDIGEENVIQVITQNTAISRSAGKLLEEKRKNLYWTPCAMHCTELVLEDISKLEFVSDCLEKAQRITRFIYNQTWLLNLMKNKFTQGLDLLRPAVMRYASGFATLQSLMDHKAGLRRLFQSSGWILSQTAANSEEGRKVEMMVSSAAFWKKVQYVLSSVDPVMQVIRMMDDGGERLSLSYAYGYMYCAKMAIKSIHSDDARKYGPFWRVIDYHWNPLFHHPLYVAAYFFNPAYRYRPDFMALNLQHSEVVRGVNECIVRLEPDNARRITALMQIPDYTSAKANFGTDIAIGTRTELDPAAWWQQHGISCLELQRVAVRILSHTCSSIGCEPKWSLYDQFNSQCQSQFGKKSAKDLTYVHYNLRLREKQLKQRLQHEDGPPASLNYALLDRLLPDWLVTSENDEEETLQGEEEGRENEDHDDDDDDVEEAEEENCYMDSGNVDGHGEDNLDLYDDDLSEDDD; encoded by the exons ATGGCTCCACTTGGATCAATTGGAGTGGTTGACCCTGGATGGGAGCACGGTGTTGCACAAGACGAACGTAAGAAGAAGGTTAAATGCAATTACTGTGGAAAGGTAGTGAGCGGAGGGATATACAGATTGAAGCAACACTTGGCTCGGGTTTCAGGAGAAGTGACCTATTGTGATAAGTCTCCAGAGGAAGTATGTCTGAGGATGAAGGAGTTTCTTGAACGGAGTCGTTCCACCAGAAAGTCTTGTTACAGTTtccaacaacctaacaatgATGATGAAGCCGAGGATGATGAGCGGCGTTGCTGGTCTAAAAGAAGCAAGGGAAAGCTAGGCTTGAGTGATGGGAGTAGTCTTCTTCGGTCTTCAGGTTATATTGATCCTGGATGGGAACATGGTGTTGCTCAGGACGAGaggaaaaagaaagtgaaatgtAATTATTGTAACAAGATTGTGAGTGGTGGTATTAACCGTTTTAAACAGCACCTTGCGAGAATACCTGGAGAGGTAGCGCCGTGTAAAACCGCTCCAGAGGAGGTTTATGTTAAGATTAAAGAGAATATGAAATGGCATCGAGCTGGGAAGAGACAGAACAGACCTGATGATGAAATGGGAGCGTTAAATTTCAGAACAGTCTCTGAGGATCCTGAgcaagaagaagacggagaagaaCATGACGTCTATCCAATTAACCAAGATAGGTTGATACTGGGAAATGGAAGGTTTAgtaaagacaaaagaaagagcTTTGATTCAATGAACACTAGATCTGTCTCTGAAGAAAGACCAAGAAGACCAAGGGTTATACCGTTTCAGTCACCTTCTTCGAGCAAGCAGAGAAAAATATACTCTAGCTCTTCAAACAGAGTTGTATCACGAAAAGACGTCACATCCTCCATTTCCCAATTCTTCCACCATGTTGGAGTTCCCACAGAAGCAGCAAGTTCTCTGTACTTTCAAAAGATGATTGAACTGATTGGTCTGTACGGAGAGGGTTTTGTTGTGCCTTCGAGTCATCTGTTTTCTGGTAGGCTTTTACAGGAAGAGATTTCAACTATCAAAAGCTACTTGAGAGAGTATAGATCTTCTTGGGTGGTTACAGGTTGTTCTATAATGGCAGATACTTGGACCAACACAGAGGGCAAGACAATGATCAGTTTCTTGGTCTCCTGCCCTCGCGGTGTCTACTTCCACTCCTCGATTGATGCCACTCATATAATGGAAGATGCCTTGAGCCTTTTCAAGTGTCTAGACAAACTAGTTGACGACATTGGCGAGGAAAATGTAATTCAAGTTATTACACAGAACACTGCTATCTCTAGAAGTGCTGGGAAATTActtgaagaaaagagaaagaatttGTATTGGACTCCTTGTGCAATGCATTGCACAGAGCTGGTTCTTGAAGACATCTCAAAGCTTGAGTTTGTCTCCGACTGTTTAGAGAAAGCACAAAGAATCACAAGATTTATTTACAATCAAACATGGCTACTTAATCTCATGAAGAACAAATTCACACAAGGACTAGATCTTCTTAGACCAGCGGTCATGCGCTACGCTTCCGGTTTCGCCACTCTTCAAAGTCTAATGGACCACAAGGCCGGTCTCAGACGTCTGTTTCAATCCAGCGGCTGGATTTTGTCACAGACCGCTGCCAATTCTGAAGAGGGAAGAAAAGTGGAAATGATGGTGTCTAGTGCTGCGTTTTGGAAAAAGGTTCAGTATGTTTTGAGCTCGGTTGATCCAGTGATGCAGGTGATACGCATGATGGATGATGGTGGTGAGAGACTCTCTTTGTCATATGCTTACGGTTACATGTACTGTGCAAAAATGGCGATCAAGTCTATTCATAGCGATGACGCTAGGAAATACGGACCGTTCTGGCGTGTGATAGATTACCATTGGAACCCATTGTTTCATCATCCTCTCTATGTGGCTGCATATTTCTTCAACCCGGCATATAGATATCGTCCTGATTTTATGGCG CTGAACCTGCAGCATTCTGAGGTTGTGCGCGGAGTGAACGAATGTATTGTTAGGCTTGAGCCTGATAATGCGCGTAGGATCACAGCATTGATGCAG ATTCCGGATTACACTTCTGCAAAAGCCAATTTTGGAACGGATATAGCCATTGGCACAAGAACAGAACTTGACCCAGCCGCGTGGTGGCAACAGCATGGGATAAGCTGTTTGGAACTCCAGCGAGTAGCGGTTCGAATACTGAGCCACACGTGCTCGTCTATTGGGTGCGAGCCTAAGTGGAGCTTGTACGATCAATTCAACAGTCAATGCCAGAGCCAATTTGGGAAAAAGTCAGCAAAAGATCTCACTTACGTTCATTACAACTTACGGCTCAGAGAGAAACAGCTGAAGCAACGGCTACAGCATGAAGATGGACCACCAGCGAGTCTTAACTATGCTTTGCTGGATCGGTTGCTCCCAGACTGGCTCGTGACCTCGGAGAATGACGAG GAGGAGACTTTGCAAGGCGAAGAAGAGGGACGAGAGAACGAAGATcatgatgacgatgacgatgacgTAGAAGAGGCCGAGGAGGAGAATTGTTACATGGATTCTGGTAACGTTGATGGTCACGGTGAAGACAATCTTGATctttatgatgatgatcttaGCGAGGATGATGATTAG
- the LOC104765588 gene encoding uncharacterized protein LOC104765588 isoform X2, whose amino-acid sequence MAPLGSIGVVDPGWEHGVAQDERKKKVKCNYCGKVVSGGIYRLKQHLARVSGEVTYCDKSPEEVCLRMKEFLERSRSTRKSCYSFQQPNNDDEAEDDERRCWSKRSKGKLGLSDGSSLLRSSGYIDPGWEHGVAQDERKKKVKCNYCNKIVSGGINRFKQHLARIPGEVAPCKTAPEEVYVKIKENMKWHRAGKRQNRPDDEMGALNFRTVSEDPEQEEDGEEHDVYPINQDRLILGNGRFSKDKRKSFDSMNTRSVSEERPRRPRVIPFQSPSSSKQRKIYSSSSNRVVSRKDVTSSISQFFHHVGVPTEAASSLYFQKMIELIGLYGEGFVVPSSHLFSGRLLQEEISTIKSYLREYRSSWVVTGCSIMADTWTNTEGKTMISFLVSCPRGVYFHSSIDATHIMEDALSLFKCLDKLVDDIGEENVIQVITQNTAISRSAGKLLEEKRKNLYWTPCAMHCTELVLEDISKLEFVSDCLEKAQRITRFIYNQTWLLNLMKNKFTQGLDLLRPAVMRYASGFATLQSLMDHKAGLRRLFQSSGWILSQTAANSEEGRKVEMMVSSAAFWKKVQYVLSSVDPVMQVIRMMDDGGERLSLSYAYGYMYCAKMAIKSIHSDDARKYGPFWRVIDYHWNPLFHHPLYVAAYFFNPAYRYRPDFMAHSEVVRGVNECIVRLEPDNARRITALMQIPDYTSAKANFGTDIAIGTRTELDPAAWWQQHGISCLELQRVAVRILSHTCSSIGCEPKWSLYDQFNSQCQSQFGKKSAKDLTYVHYNLRLREKQLKQRLQHEDGPPASLNYALLDRLLPDWLVTSENDEEETLQGEEEGRENEDHDDDDDDVEEAEEENCYMDSGNVDGHGEDNLDLYDDDLSEDDD is encoded by the exons ATGGCTCCACTTGGATCAATTGGAGTGGTTGACCCTGGATGGGAGCACGGTGTTGCACAAGACGAACGTAAGAAGAAGGTTAAATGCAATTACTGTGGAAAGGTAGTGAGCGGAGGGATATACAGATTGAAGCAACACTTGGCTCGGGTTTCAGGAGAAGTGACCTATTGTGATAAGTCTCCAGAGGAAGTATGTCTGAGGATGAAGGAGTTTCTTGAACGGAGTCGTTCCACCAGAAAGTCTTGTTACAGTTtccaacaacctaacaatgATGATGAAGCCGAGGATGATGAGCGGCGTTGCTGGTCTAAAAGAAGCAAGGGAAAGCTAGGCTTGAGTGATGGGAGTAGTCTTCTTCGGTCTTCAGGTTATATTGATCCTGGATGGGAACATGGTGTTGCTCAGGACGAGaggaaaaagaaagtgaaatgtAATTATTGTAACAAGATTGTGAGTGGTGGTATTAACCGTTTTAAACAGCACCTTGCGAGAATACCTGGAGAGGTAGCGCCGTGTAAAACCGCTCCAGAGGAGGTTTATGTTAAGATTAAAGAGAATATGAAATGGCATCGAGCTGGGAAGAGACAGAACAGACCTGATGATGAAATGGGAGCGTTAAATTTCAGAACAGTCTCTGAGGATCCTGAgcaagaagaagacggagaagaaCATGACGTCTATCCAATTAACCAAGATAGGTTGATACTGGGAAATGGAAGGTTTAgtaaagacaaaagaaagagcTTTGATTCAATGAACACTAGATCTGTCTCTGAAGAAAGACCAAGAAGACCAAGGGTTATACCGTTTCAGTCACCTTCTTCGAGCAAGCAGAGAAAAATATACTCTAGCTCTTCAAACAGAGTTGTATCACGAAAAGACGTCACATCCTCCATTTCCCAATTCTTCCACCATGTTGGAGTTCCCACAGAAGCAGCAAGTTCTCTGTACTTTCAAAAGATGATTGAACTGATTGGTCTGTACGGAGAGGGTTTTGTTGTGCCTTCGAGTCATCTGTTTTCTGGTAGGCTTTTACAGGAAGAGATTTCAACTATCAAAAGCTACTTGAGAGAGTATAGATCTTCTTGGGTGGTTACAGGTTGTTCTATAATGGCAGATACTTGGACCAACACAGAGGGCAAGACAATGATCAGTTTCTTGGTCTCCTGCCCTCGCGGTGTCTACTTCCACTCCTCGATTGATGCCACTCATATAATGGAAGATGCCTTGAGCCTTTTCAAGTGTCTAGACAAACTAGTTGACGACATTGGCGAGGAAAATGTAATTCAAGTTATTACACAGAACACTGCTATCTCTAGAAGTGCTGGGAAATTActtgaagaaaagagaaagaatttGTATTGGACTCCTTGTGCAATGCATTGCACAGAGCTGGTTCTTGAAGACATCTCAAAGCTTGAGTTTGTCTCCGACTGTTTAGAGAAAGCACAAAGAATCACAAGATTTATTTACAATCAAACATGGCTACTTAATCTCATGAAGAACAAATTCACACAAGGACTAGATCTTCTTAGACCAGCGGTCATGCGCTACGCTTCCGGTTTCGCCACTCTTCAAAGTCTAATGGACCACAAGGCCGGTCTCAGACGTCTGTTTCAATCCAGCGGCTGGATTTTGTCACAGACCGCTGCCAATTCTGAAGAGGGAAGAAAAGTGGAAATGATGGTGTCTAGTGCTGCGTTTTGGAAAAAGGTTCAGTATGTTTTGAGCTCGGTTGATCCAGTGATGCAGGTGATACGCATGATGGATGATGGTGGTGAGAGACTCTCTTTGTCATATGCTTACGGTTACATGTACTGTGCAAAAATGGCGATCAAGTCTATTCATAGCGATGACGCTAGGAAATACGGACCGTTCTGGCGTGTGATAGATTACCATTGGAACCCATTGTTTCATCATCCTCTCTATGTGGCTGCATATTTCTTCAACCCGGCATATAGATATCGTCCTGATTTTATGGCG CATTCTGAGGTTGTGCGCGGAGTGAACGAATGTATTGTTAGGCTTGAGCCTGATAATGCGCGTAGGATCACAGCATTGATGCAG ATTCCGGATTACACTTCTGCAAAAGCCAATTTTGGAACGGATATAGCCATTGGCACAAGAACAGAACTTGACCCAGCCGCGTGGTGGCAACAGCATGGGATAAGCTGTTTGGAACTCCAGCGAGTAGCGGTTCGAATACTGAGCCACACGTGCTCGTCTATTGGGTGCGAGCCTAAGTGGAGCTTGTACGATCAATTCAACAGTCAATGCCAGAGCCAATTTGGGAAAAAGTCAGCAAAAGATCTCACTTACGTTCATTACAACTTACGGCTCAGAGAGAAACAGCTGAAGCAACGGCTACAGCATGAAGATGGACCACCAGCGAGTCTTAACTATGCTTTGCTGGATCGGTTGCTCCCAGACTGGCTCGTGACCTCGGAGAATGACGAG GAGGAGACTTTGCAAGGCGAAGAAGAGGGACGAGAGAACGAAGATcatgatgacgatgacgatgacgTAGAAGAGGCCGAGGAGGAGAATTGTTACATGGATTCTGGTAACGTTGATGGTCACGGTGAAGACAATCTTGATctttatgatgatgatcttaGCGAGGATGATGATTAG
- the LOC104765589 gene encoding uncharacterized protein LOC104765589: MNPEQNPRECVVCGEAEPSFIHTVSKTGVLRRLCTDCLLKEHRELFCPVCFKVFDNAAPPPTRITCLNCPLSTHRSCSPKPPSSSAAASSSSSAPPPASSFTCPPCSDPNFTFFPKSRVNGDVPVPVPETPLSKVSSKALVAAAKISVAIMNDAVVQLKDEAFKKIVTAQTAKLKAKAALENLQDLVIRQKAQQNLTPSKRKADDDR, encoded by the coding sequence ATGAATCCAGAACAGAATCCTCGCGAATGCGTAGTATGCGGTGAAGCAGAGCCGTCGTTCATCCACACCGTCAGCAAAACCGGCGTTCTCCGGCGACTCTGCACCGATTGTTTGCTCAAGGAACATCGTGAACTCTTTTGCCCAGTTTGTTTCAAGGTCTTCGACAACGCCGCCCCTCCTCCTACTCGTATCACCTGCCTCAATTGCCCTTTAAGCACCCACCGTTCTTGCTCACCTAAGCCGCCGTCTTCCTCCGCCGcagcatcttcttcctcctccgctccacCGCCAGCTTCTTCTTTCACATGCCCCCCATGTTCTGACCCCAATTTCACCTTCTTCCCCAAATCTCGTGTCAATGGCGACGTCCCTGTCCCTGTCCCTGAAACGCCTCTCAGCAAGGTTTCGTCCAAGGCTCTTGTCGCAGCTGCCAAGATCTCGGTGGCTATTATGAATGACGCGGTGGTTCAGTTAAAGGATGAAGCTTTTAAGAAGATCGTAACAGCTCAAACGGCCAAGCTGAAAGCTAAAGCTGCATTGGAGAATCTTCAGGATCTTGTTATTAGACAAAAGGCTCAACAGAACTTGACCCCTAGCAAGAGAAAGGCCGATGATGACCGCtga
- the LOC104765590 gene encoding 50S ribosomal protein L3-2, chloroplastic: MAAVPRGLISRFNQFLSIRSVTTSPSESLPHCSFFLLRRFSSDAGLVDGAGSDIVGDPTRIIEAKQGEMSKSSKRTGIIAVKCGMTALWNKWGARVPVSILWVDDNIVSQVKTVEKEGIFALQIGCGQKKPKHLSKSVVGHFRAQGVPLKRKLREFPVTEDALLPVGTSLGVRHFVPGQYVDVTGITRGKGFQGCMKRHGFSGMPKSHGASLSHRSGGSTGQRDAPGKVFKGKKMAGRMGADQRTVKNVWVYKIDPARNLIWVRGQVPGAEGNFVFIRDAWYKKPDISKLPFPTYLAPEDEDPSELEPIVADLGELDPYLLAE, translated from the exons ATGGCGGCCGTACCGAGAGGCCTCATTTCTCGATTCAATCAGTTTCTATCAATCCGGTCCGTGACTACTTCGCCATCTGAATCTCTACCTCATTGTAGCTTCTTTCTCCTCCGACGATTCAGCTCCGATGCTGGGTTGGTCGACGGTGCTGGATCTGATATTGTCGGGGATCCGACCCGAATCATCGAGGCGAAACAAGGTGAGATGTCTAAAAGCTCTAAAAGGACTGGGATCATCGCCGTTAAGTGTGGGATGACTGCGCTCTGGAACAAATGGGGAGCTAGGGTTCCGGTTTCTATTCTTTGGGTTGATGATAACATTGTCTCTCAGGTTAAGACTGTTGAGAAAGAAGGGATTTTTGCGCTACAG ATTGGATGTGGGCAAAAGAAACCGAAGCATTTGTCCAAGTCTGTGGTGGGGCATTTCAGAGCACAAGGTGTGCCGTTAAAGAGGAAGTTGAGGGAGTTTCCTGTGACTGAAGACGCTCTTCTTCCTGTTGGTACTTCACTCGGTGTCCGCCATTTTGTTCCGGGACAGTACGTTGATGTCACTGGGATCACTCGAGGGAAAGGTTTTCAG GGTTGCATGAAAAGACATGGTTTCAGCGGAATGCCTAAATCACATGGTGCTTCATTGTCCCATCGAAGTGGTGGTTCCACAGGGCAAAGAGATGCTCCTGGAAAG GTGTTCAAGGGGAAAAAGATGGCTGGGAGAATGGGTGCAGATCAGAGGACAGTAAAGAACGTTTGGGTTTACAAGATCGATCCTGCGAGGAATCTCATCTGGGTGAGAGGACAA GTTCCTGGCGCAGAAGGAAACTTTGTGTTCATAAGAGATGCTTGGTACAAGAAACCAGACATCTCAAAGCTTCCGTTTCCAACTTACTTAGCTCCAGAAGACGAAGATCCATCAGAATTAGAACCAATTGTTGCTGATCTTGGAGAACTTGACCCATATTTGTTGGCTGAGTGA
- the LOC109130801 gene encoding 50S ribosomal protein L3-2, chloroplastic-like → MAAVPRGLISRFNQFLSIRSVTTSPSESLPHCSFFLLRRFSSDAGLVDGAGSDIVGDPTRIIEAKQGEMSKSSKRTGIIAVKCGMTALWNKWGARVPVSILWVDDNIVSQVKTVEKEGIFALQIAVTFIDELGL, encoded by the exons GGCGGCCGTACCGAGAGGCCTCATTTCTCGATTCAATCAGTTTCTATCAATCCGGTCCGTGACTACTTCGCCATCTGAATCTCTACCTCATTGTAGCTTCTTTCTCCTCCGACGATTCAGCTCCGATGCTGGGTTGGTCGACGGTGCTGGATCTGATATTGTCGGGGATCCGACCCGAATCATCGAGGCGAAACAAGGTGAGATGTCTAAAAGCTCTAAAAGGACTGGGATCATCGCCGTTAAGTGTGGGATGACTGCGCTCTGGAACAAATGGGGAGCTAGGGTTCCGGTTTCTATTCTTTGGGTTGATGATAACATTGTCTCTCAGGTTAAGACTGTTGAGAAAGAAGGGATTTTTGCGCTACAG ATTGCTGTAACGTTTATTGATGAATTGGGTTTGTGA